In the genome of Populus trichocarpa isolate Nisqually-1 chromosome 6, P.trichocarpa_v4.1, whole genome shotgun sequence, one region contains:
- the LOC7466002 gene encoding protein TRANSPARENT TESTA 9 isoform X2 → MWRSLWRSIDRFSLQYFKHVINELQKIKVVDMHNRELVVDLLQSIVEIVTYGDRQDSQIFECFMEHQVLAEFVRVLKISKNSRIEAPLLQYLSIMIQNMDSEYAIYYCLSNDYVNNIITHPYKFDGGDLAQYYISFLRSVSNKINGDTLCLLVKVHGDAVVSFPLYSEALKFAQHGEKMIQTAIRALTLNIYNVSDDMVYQFITTPPVSSYFSDLIHNLKEQCTHLDNLVHALEEMGVNQRRKELLLKTDRIVDDLYYLKDILCVGESRLSKVVTQNVLNLLLIPILHPLLHSRQSDGSNLSPITSLYIVSCLIQVIGGKSIVNYVAGVLLYPYMSLSVREAREACLSSAFFSNFNDMEKSSCSTESEGAESVNGSPLHRHLPEGRILDFILSDNHSLSLASLFLLLTLAESKDLEDLLASMVSLSAMQHGMVMEESILVKFMPQILNALLNVLASEPPTTVQIKWHTGWFLRKLLVFQGIRLDEHNFHLFNTSYERSCICVEKELDGCWFDHIMDVLRNEWASCKTALEESSQSKDPLFLLEFTICQIADAWQRMVDVVKVFILHLQLKAFISKGEFLEKSSLDSIVVLPFDSAKNLASGLSSASFGSEVSLGSGIPCRIAFSNAGIRDIYLIPVARGISGKLLLVEKHPFRSQRGVVIAIAPLAGLSPKIDEDQPTWLHLRIREFEPRINGGKNRSYNTKEFIQVADGRWTIGFPNAKACGTARLAILEETSKQRSSVRNALGPLFQNDYGGGSSNRQDGRALV, encoded by the exons ATGTGGCGTTCGCTTTGGCGATCCATCGATCGCTTCTCTCTGCAATACTTCAA ACATGTAATTAATGAATTGCAGAAGATCAAAGTTGTAGATATGCACAACAGG GAATTAGTTGTGGATCTCCTGCAGTCTATAGTAGAGATAGTTACATATGGCGACAGACAAGATTCACAGATTTTTGA GTGTTTTATGGAACACCAGGTTTTGGCAGAGTTTGTTCGTGTactaaaaattagtaaaaattcaagaattgagGCACCGTTACTTCAGTATCTAAGTATAATGATTCAAAACATGGATAGCGAATATGCAATCT ACTACTGTTTAAGCAATGACTATGTCAACAATATTATAACACATCCGTACAAATTTGATGGTGGAGATCTAGCTCAGTATTATATATCTTTCCTAAG atCAGTGAGCAACAAAATAAATGGAGACACTCTTTGCCTTCTTGTAAAGGTTCATGGG GATGCTGTTGTCTCTTTCCCCCTATACAGCGAGGCTCTTAAATTTGCTCAGCACGGGGAAAAGATGATTCAGACTGCTATACGTGCATTGactctcaatatatataatg TTAGTGATGATATGGTTTATCAGTTCATAACAACTCCTCCAGTTTCAAGTTACTTCTCAGATTTGATTCATAACTTGAAAGAGCAATGTACCCATCTAGACAACCTTGTCCATGCTTTAGA GGAGATGGGTGTTAATCAAAGAAGAAAGGAACTACTTTTAAAAACTGATAGAATTGTTGATGATCTGTACTACTTAAAGGATATTCTTTGTGTTGGTGAATCTCGTCTGAGTAAAGTGGTCACGCAGAATGTTCTCAACTTGCTTCTCATTCCCATATTGCATCCTTTGCTTCATTCAAGGCAGAGTGAT ggTTCAAATCTATCTCCAATCACTTCTCTGTATATAGTTTCTTGTCTTATTCAAGTCATTGGTGGAAAAAGTATTGTTAACTATGTGGCTGGAGTTCTTCTATACCCTTATATGTCCTTAAGTGTGAGAGAAGCTCGGGAAGCGTGTTTGAGCAGTGCTTTTTTCAGTAATTTTAATGATATGGAAAAATCATCATGTTCTACCGAGTCTGAAGGTGCTGAAAGTGTCAATGGGAGCCCTCTTCACAGGCATTTGCCAGA AGGCAGAATACTGGATTTTATTTTGTCTGACAATCACAGCCTCTCACTTGCGTCTCTGTTTTTATTACTTACTTTAGCAGAAagtaaag ATCTTGAGGATTTACTGGCTTCAATGGTTAGCCTAAGTGCAATGCAGCATGGTATG GTAATGGAGGAAAGTATACTTGTGAAGTTTATGCCTCAG ATTTTAAATGCATTATTGAATGTTTTAGCAAGCGAACCACCAACCACTGTGCAAATAAAGTGGCATACTGGATGGTTCTTGCGAAAGCTACTGGTTTTTCAAGGAATCAGGCTTGATGAACACAATTTCCATCTATTTAAT ACCTCATATGAGCGGTCCTGCATATGTGTCGAGAAAGAACTTGATGGATGCTGGTTTGATCATATCATGGATGTGTTGAGAAATGAATGGGCAAGCTGTAAAACAG CTCTTGAGGAATCATCACAATCTAAAGACCCACTTTTCCTTCTAGAGTTCACAATCTGCCAGATCGCTGATG CTTGGCAAAGAATGGTGGATGTAGTGAAG GTCTTCATTCTGCATCTTCAGTTGAAGGCTTTTATTTCCAAAGGAGAGTTTCTCGAGAAGTCCTCACTGGACTCCATAGTGGTCCTTCCCTTCGATTCTGCGAAGAACCTAGCTTCAGGTCTTTCATCTGCTAGCTTTGGGTCGGAGGTTTCCTTAG GCTCAGGAATCCCTTGCAGGATTGCCTTCTCAAATGCAGGAATCAGAGATATTTACCTGATACCTGTGGCAAGGGGAATATCTGGGAAATTGCTTCTTGTGGAGAAACATCCCTTCCGCAGTCAAAGAGGGGTTGTAATTGCCATTGCTCCATTGGCAGGATTGAGT CCAAAGATAGACGAGGATCAGCCCACATGGCTGCATCTCAGGATAAGAGAGTTTGAACCCAGAATAAATGGGGGTAAAAATAGAAGCTACAACACAAAGGAATTCATTCAAGTTGCAGATGGGCGATGGACAATCGGTTTCCCAAATGCAAAAGCTTGTGGCACTGCTCGATTGGCAATACTTGAGGAGACTAGTAAGCAGAGATCCTCTGTTAGGAACGCACTTGGTCCTCTTTTTCAGAATGATTATGGTGGAGGGTCTTCAAATCGTCAAGATGGGCGAGCTCTAGTGTGA
- the LOC7466002 gene encoding protein TRANSPARENT TESTA 9 isoform X4, which produces MWRSLWRSIDRFSLQYFKHVINELQKIKVVDMHNRELVVDLLQSIVEIVTYGDRQDSQIFECFMEHQVLAEFVRVLKISKNSRIEAPLLQYLSIMIQNMDSEYAIYYCLSNDYVNNIITHPYKFDGGDLAQYYISFLRSVSNKINGDTLCLLVKVHGDAVVSFPLYSEALKFAQHGEKMIQTAIRALTLNIYNVSDDMVYQFITTPPVSSYFSDLIHNLKEQCTHLDNLVHALEEMGVNQRRKELLLKTDRIVDDLYYLKDILCVGESRLSKVVTQNVLNLLLIPILHPLLHSRQSDGSNLSPITSLYIVSCLIQVIGGKSIVNYVAGVLLYPYMSLSVREAREACLSSAFFSNFNDMEKSSCSTESEGAESVNGSPLHRHLPEGRILDFILSDNHSLSLASLFLLLTLAESKDLEDLLASMVSLSAMQHGMVMEESILVKFMPQILNALLNVLASEPPTTVQIKWHTGWFLRKLLVFQGIRLDEHNFHLFNTSYERSCICVEKELDGCWFDHIMDVLRNEWASCKTALEESSQSKDPLFLLEFTICQIADGDATSSHVAWQRMVDVVKVFILHLQLKAFISKGEFLEKSSLDSIVVLPFDSAKNLASGLSSASFGSEVSLGSGIPCRIAFSNAGIRDIYLIPVARGISGKLLLVEKHPFRSQRGVVIAIAPLAGLSVLKFTFQEFKGDAKCT; this is translated from the exons ATGTGGCGTTCGCTTTGGCGATCCATCGATCGCTTCTCTCTGCAATACTTCAA ACATGTAATTAATGAATTGCAGAAGATCAAAGTTGTAGATATGCACAACAGG GAATTAGTTGTGGATCTCCTGCAGTCTATAGTAGAGATAGTTACATATGGCGACAGACAAGATTCACAGATTTTTGA GTGTTTTATGGAACACCAGGTTTTGGCAGAGTTTGTTCGTGTactaaaaattagtaaaaattcaagaattgagGCACCGTTACTTCAGTATCTAAGTATAATGATTCAAAACATGGATAGCGAATATGCAATCT ACTACTGTTTAAGCAATGACTATGTCAACAATATTATAACACATCCGTACAAATTTGATGGTGGAGATCTAGCTCAGTATTATATATCTTTCCTAAG atCAGTGAGCAACAAAATAAATGGAGACACTCTTTGCCTTCTTGTAAAGGTTCATGGG GATGCTGTTGTCTCTTTCCCCCTATACAGCGAGGCTCTTAAATTTGCTCAGCACGGGGAAAAGATGATTCAGACTGCTATACGTGCATTGactctcaatatatataatg TTAGTGATGATATGGTTTATCAGTTCATAACAACTCCTCCAGTTTCAAGTTACTTCTCAGATTTGATTCATAACTTGAAAGAGCAATGTACCCATCTAGACAACCTTGTCCATGCTTTAGA GGAGATGGGTGTTAATCAAAGAAGAAAGGAACTACTTTTAAAAACTGATAGAATTGTTGATGATCTGTACTACTTAAAGGATATTCTTTGTGTTGGTGAATCTCGTCTGAGTAAAGTGGTCACGCAGAATGTTCTCAACTTGCTTCTCATTCCCATATTGCATCCTTTGCTTCATTCAAGGCAGAGTGAT ggTTCAAATCTATCTCCAATCACTTCTCTGTATATAGTTTCTTGTCTTATTCAAGTCATTGGTGGAAAAAGTATTGTTAACTATGTGGCTGGAGTTCTTCTATACCCTTATATGTCCTTAAGTGTGAGAGAAGCTCGGGAAGCGTGTTTGAGCAGTGCTTTTTTCAGTAATTTTAATGATATGGAAAAATCATCATGTTCTACCGAGTCTGAAGGTGCTGAAAGTGTCAATGGGAGCCCTCTTCACAGGCATTTGCCAGA AGGCAGAATACTGGATTTTATTTTGTCTGACAATCACAGCCTCTCACTTGCGTCTCTGTTTTTATTACTTACTTTAGCAGAAagtaaag ATCTTGAGGATTTACTGGCTTCAATGGTTAGCCTAAGTGCAATGCAGCATGGTATG GTAATGGAGGAAAGTATACTTGTGAAGTTTATGCCTCAG ATTTTAAATGCATTATTGAATGTTTTAGCAAGCGAACCACCAACCACTGTGCAAATAAAGTGGCATACTGGATGGTTCTTGCGAAAGCTACTGGTTTTTCAAGGAATCAGGCTTGATGAACACAATTTCCATCTATTTAAT ACCTCATATGAGCGGTCCTGCATATGTGTCGAGAAAGAACTTGATGGATGCTGGTTTGATCATATCATGGATGTGTTGAGAAATGAATGGGCAAGCTGTAAAACAG CTCTTGAGGAATCATCACAATCTAAAGACCCACTTTTCCTTCTAGAGTTCACAATCTGCCAGATCGCTGATG GTGATGCAACCTCTTCCCATGTAGCTTGGCAAAGAATGGTGGATGTAGTGAAG GTCTTCATTCTGCATCTTCAGTTGAAGGCTTTTATTTCCAAAGGAGAGTTTCTCGAGAAGTCCTCACTGGACTCCATAGTGGTCCTTCCCTTCGATTCTGCGAAGAACCTAGCTTCAGGTCTTTCATCTGCTAGCTTTGGGTCGGAGGTTTCCTTAG GCTCAGGAATCCCTTGCAGGATTGCCTTCTCAAATGCAGGAATCAGAGATATTTACCTGATACCTGTGGCAAGGGGAATATCTGGGAAATTGCTTCTTGTGGAGAAACATCCCTTCCGCAGTCAAAGAGGGGTTGTAATTGCCATTGCTCCATTGGCAGGATTGAGT GTGTTAAAATTTACATTTCAAGAGTTTAAGGGAGATGCCAAATGTACATGA
- the LOC7485292 gene encoding probable aspartyl protease At4g16563, with the protein MASSRFLLLLSFLILISSSSSTPTPTRTPTSTITIPLSAPSSTKLIVSSKNPWGALNHLASLSLSRAHHIKSPKTKFSLLKTPLFPRSYGGYSISLNFGTPPQTTKFVMDTGSSLVWFPCTSRYLCSRCDFPNIEVTGIPTFIPKQSSSSNLIGCKNHKCSWLFGPKVQSKCQECDPTTQNCTQSCPPYVIQYGLGSTAGLLLSETLDFPHKKTIPGFLVGCSLFSIRQPEGIAGFGRSPESLPSQLGLKKFSYCLVSHAFDDTPASSDLVLDTGSGSDDTKTPGLSYTPFQKNPTAAFRDYYYVLLRNIVIGDTHVKVPYKFLVPGSDGNGGTIVDSGTTFTFMEKPVYELVAKEFEKQVAHYTVATEVQNQTGLRPCFNISGEKSVSVPEFIFHFKGGAKMALPLANYFSFVDSGVICLTIVSDNMSGSGIGGGPAIILGNYQQRNFHVEFDLKNERFGFKQQNCVS; encoded by the coding sequence ATGGCTTCTTCTCGGtttctccttctcctctcttttctcatcttaatttcatcatcatcatcaacaccaacaccaacacgAACACCAACATCAACCATCACCATCCCTCTATCAGCTCCTAGCTCCACCAAGCTGATCGTATCCTCGAAAAATCCATGGGGAGCACTCAATCACCTCGCTTCTCTATCTCTTTCAAGAGCCCACCACATCAAGTCCCCAAAAACCAAATTTTCTCTCCTCAAGACCCCTCTTTTTCCACGTAGCTATGGTGGCTACTCCATCTCTCTCAACTTTGGTACGCCTCCACAGACAACCAAATTTGTCATGGACACCGGTTCTAGTCTTGTTTGGTTTCCTTGTACTTCTCGCTATCTTTGCTCAAGATGTGACTTCCCAAACATTGAAGTAACAGGAATCCCAACATTTATACCTAAACAATCATCCTCTTCAAATCTTATTGGTTGCAAAAACCACAAATGCTCATGGCTTTTTGGCCCTAAAGTTCAGTCTAAATGCCAAGAATGTGACCCCACTACTCAAAACTGCACTCAATCCTGTCCACCTTATGTAATTCAATATGGTTTAGGCTCCACAGCTGGACTTCTACTATCTGAAACTCTCGATTTCCCACATAAGAAAACCATACCCGGTTTTCTTGTCGGGTGCTCCCTTTTCTCCATCAGACAACCCGAAGGGATTGCCGGGTTCGGTCGGAGCCCCGAATCACTCCCTTCACAACTGGGTCTCAAGAAATTCTCTTACTGCTTAGTATCTCACGCTTTTGATGACACTCCAGCAAGCAGTGATCTTGTTTTGGATACCGGGTCAGGTTCGGATGATACCAAGACCCCAGGGCTTAGCTACACACCCTTTCAAAAGAATCCAACCGCTGCATTTCGGGATTATTACTATGTATTGCTGCGTAACATTGTCATAGGGGACACACATGTTAAAGTGCCTTACAAATTTCTGGTCCCTGGATCAGATGGTAATGGAGGGACGATTGTGGACTCAGGGACAACATTCACGTTCATGGAGAAGCCAGTTTATGAGTTAGTAGCTAAGGAATTTGAGAAGCAAGTGGCCCATTATACAGTAGCCACTGAAGTTCAAAATCAGACTGGTTTAAGGCCTTGTTTCAATATTTCTGGCGAGAAATCAGTTTCTGTCCCGGAATTCATTTTTCACTTTAAGGGTGGTGCTAAGATGGCATTACCTTtggcaaattatttttcatttgttgatTCTGGAGTTATATGCTTGACAATTGTGAGTGACAATATGAGTGGTTCGGGAATTGGAGGTGGACCGGCAATTATTTTGGGGAATTATCAGCAGAGGAACTTTCATGTAGAGTTTGATTTGAAGAATGAGAGATTCGGGTTTAAGCAACAAAATTGTGTATCGTGA
- the LOC7466002 gene encoding protein TRANSPARENT TESTA 9 isoform X1 codes for MWRSLWRSIDRFSLQYFKHVINELQKIKVVDMHNRELVVDLLQSIVEIVTYGDRQDSQIFECFMEHQVLAEFVRVLKISKNSRIEAPLLQYLSIMIQNMDSEYAIYYCLSNDYVNNIITHPYKFDGGDLAQYYISFLRSVSNKINGDTLCLLVKVHGDAVVSFPLYSEALKFAQHGEKMIQTAIRALTLNIYNVSDDMVYQFITTPPVSSYFSDLIHNLKEQCTHLDNLVHALEEMGVNQRRKELLLKTDRIVDDLYYLKDILCVGESRLSKVVTQNVLNLLLIPILHPLLHSRQSDGSNLSPITSLYIVSCLIQVIGGKSIVNYVAGVLLYPYMSLSVREAREACLSSAFFSNFNDMEKSSCSTESEGAESVNGSPLHRHLPEGRILDFILSDNHSLSLASLFLLLTLAESKDLEDLLASMVSLSAMQHGMVMEESILVKFMPQILNALLNVLASEPPTTVQIKWHTGWFLRKLLVFQGIRLDEHNFHLFNTSYERSCICVEKELDGCWFDHIMDVLRNEWASCKTALEESSQSKDPLFLLEFTICQIADGDATSSHVAWQRMVDVVKVFILHLQLKAFISKGEFLEKSSLDSIVVLPFDSAKNLASGLSSASFGSEVSLGSGIPCRIAFSNAGIRDIYLIPVARGISGKLLLVEKHPFRSQRGVVIAIAPLAGLSPKIDEDQPTWLHLRIREFEPRINGGKNRSYNTKEFIQVADGRWTIGFPNAKACGTARLAILEETSKQRSSVRNALGPLFQNDYGGGSSNRQDGRALV; via the exons ATGTGGCGTTCGCTTTGGCGATCCATCGATCGCTTCTCTCTGCAATACTTCAA ACATGTAATTAATGAATTGCAGAAGATCAAAGTTGTAGATATGCACAACAGG GAATTAGTTGTGGATCTCCTGCAGTCTATAGTAGAGATAGTTACATATGGCGACAGACAAGATTCACAGATTTTTGA GTGTTTTATGGAACACCAGGTTTTGGCAGAGTTTGTTCGTGTactaaaaattagtaaaaattcaagaattgagGCACCGTTACTTCAGTATCTAAGTATAATGATTCAAAACATGGATAGCGAATATGCAATCT ACTACTGTTTAAGCAATGACTATGTCAACAATATTATAACACATCCGTACAAATTTGATGGTGGAGATCTAGCTCAGTATTATATATCTTTCCTAAG atCAGTGAGCAACAAAATAAATGGAGACACTCTTTGCCTTCTTGTAAAGGTTCATGGG GATGCTGTTGTCTCTTTCCCCCTATACAGCGAGGCTCTTAAATTTGCTCAGCACGGGGAAAAGATGATTCAGACTGCTATACGTGCATTGactctcaatatatataatg TTAGTGATGATATGGTTTATCAGTTCATAACAACTCCTCCAGTTTCAAGTTACTTCTCAGATTTGATTCATAACTTGAAAGAGCAATGTACCCATCTAGACAACCTTGTCCATGCTTTAGA GGAGATGGGTGTTAATCAAAGAAGAAAGGAACTACTTTTAAAAACTGATAGAATTGTTGATGATCTGTACTACTTAAAGGATATTCTTTGTGTTGGTGAATCTCGTCTGAGTAAAGTGGTCACGCAGAATGTTCTCAACTTGCTTCTCATTCCCATATTGCATCCTTTGCTTCATTCAAGGCAGAGTGAT ggTTCAAATCTATCTCCAATCACTTCTCTGTATATAGTTTCTTGTCTTATTCAAGTCATTGGTGGAAAAAGTATTGTTAACTATGTGGCTGGAGTTCTTCTATACCCTTATATGTCCTTAAGTGTGAGAGAAGCTCGGGAAGCGTGTTTGAGCAGTGCTTTTTTCAGTAATTTTAATGATATGGAAAAATCATCATGTTCTACCGAGTCTGAAGGTGCTGAAAGTGTCAATGGGAGCCCTCTTCACAGGCATTTGCCAGA AGGCAGAATACTGGATTTTATTTTGTCTGACAATCACAGCCTCTCACTTGCGTCTCTGTTTTTATTACTTACTTTAGCAGAAagtaaag ATCTTGAGGATTTACTGGCTTCAATGGTTAGCCTAAGTGCAATGCAGCATGGTATG GTAATGGAGGAAAGTATACTTGTGAAGTTTATGCCTCAG ATTTTAAATGCATTATTGAATGTTTTAGCAAGCGAACCACCAACCACTGTGCAAATAAAGTGGCATACTGGATGGTTCTTGCGAAAGCTACTGGTTTTTCAAGGAATCAGGCTTGATGAACACAATTTCCATCTATTTAAT ACCTCATATGAGCGGTCCTGCATATGTGTCGAGAAAGAACTTGATGGATGCTGGTTTGATCATATCATGGATGTGTTGAGAAATGAATGGGCAAGCTGTAAAACAG CTCTTGAGGAATCATCACAATCTAAAGACCCACTTTTCCTTCTAGAGTTCACAATCTGCCAGATCGCTGATG GTGATGCAACCTCTTCCCATGTAGCTTGGCAAAGAATGGTGGATGTAGTGAAG GTCTTCATTCTGCATCTTCAGTTGAAGGCTTTTATTTCCAAAGGAGAGTTTCTCGAGAAGTCCTCACTGGACTCCATAGTGGTCCTTCCCTTCGATTCTGCGAAGAACCTAGCTTCAGGTCTTTCATCTGCTAGCTTTGGGTCGGAGGTTTCCTTAG GCTCAGGAATCCCTTGCAGGATTGCCTTCTCAAATGCAGGAATCAGAGATATTTACCTGATACCTGTGGCAAGGGGAATATCTGGGAAATTGCTTCTTGTGGAGAAACATCCCTTCCGCAGTCAAAGAGGGGTTGTAATTGCCATTGCTCCATTGGCAGGATTGAGT CCAAAGATAGACGAGGATCAGCCCACATGGCTGCATCTCAGGATAAGAGAGTTTGAACCCAGAATAAATGGGGGTAAAAATAGAAGCTACAACACAAAGGAATTCATTCAAGTTGCAGATGGGCGATGGACAATCGGTTTCCCAAATGCAAAAGCTTGTGGCACTGCTCGATTGGCAATACTTGAGGAGACTAGTAAGCAGAGATCCTCTGTTAGGAACGCACTTGGTCCTCTTTTTCAGAATGATTATGGTGGAGGGTCTTCAAATCGTCAAGATGGGCGAGCTCTAGTGTGA
- the LOC7466002 gene encoding protein TRANSPARENT TESTA 9 isoform X3 → MWRSLWRSIDRFSLQYFKHVINELQKIKVVDMHNRELVVDLLQSIVEIVTYGDRQDSQIFECFMEHQVLAEFVRVLKISKNSRIEAPLLQYLSIMIQNMDSEYAIYYCLSNDYVNNIITHPYKFDGGDLAQYYISFLRSVSNKINGDTLCLLVKVHGDAVVSFPLYSEALKFAQHGEKMIQTAIRALTLNIYNVSDDMVYQFITTPPVSSYFSDLIHNLKEQCTHLDNLVHALEEMGVNQRRKELLLKTDRIVDDLYYLKDILCVGESRLSKVVTQNVLNLLLIPILHPLLHSRQSDGSNLSPITSLYIVSCLIQVIGGKSIVNYVAGVLLYPYMSLSVREAREACLSSAFFSNFNDMEKSSCSTESEGAESVNGSPLHRHLPEGRILDFILSDNHSLSLASLFLLLTLAESKDLEDLLASMVSLSAMQHGMVMEESILVKFMPQILNALLNVLASEPPTTVQIKWHTGWFLRKLLVFQGIRLDEHNFHLFNTSYERSCICVEKELDGCWFDHIMDVLRNEWASCKTALEESSQSKDPLFLLEFTICQIADGDATSSHVAWQRMVDVVKVFILHLQLKAFISKGEFLEKSSLDSIVVLPFDSAKNLASGSGIPCRIAFSNAGIRDIYLIPVARGISGKLLLVEKHPFRSQRGVVIAIAPLAGLSPKIDEDQPTWLHLRIREFEPRINGGKNRSYNTKEFIQVADGRWTIGFPNAKACGTARLAILEETSKQRSSVRNALGPLFQNDYGGGSSNRQDGRALV, encoded by the exons ATGTGGCGTTCGCTTTGGCGATCCATCGATCGCTTCTCTCTGCAATACTTCAA ACATGTAATTAATGAATTGCAGAAGATCAAAGTTGTAGATATGCACAACAGG GAATTAGTTGTGGATCTCCTGCAGTCTATAGTAGAGATAGTTACATATGGCGACAGACAAGATTCACAGATTTTTGA GTGTTTTATGGAACACCAGGTTTTGGCAGAGTTTGTTCGTGTactaaaaattagtaaaaattcaagaattgagGCACCGTTACTTCAGTATCTAAGTATAATGATTCAAAACATGGATAGCGAATATGCAATCT ACTACTGTTTAAGCAATGACTATGTCAACAATATTATAACACATCCGTACAAATTTGATGGTGGAGATCTAGCTCAGTATTATATATCTTTCCTAAG atCAGTGAGCAACAAAATAAATGGAGACACTCTTTGCCTTCTTGTAAAGGTTCATGGG GATGCTGTTGTCTCTTTCCCCCTATACAGCGAGGCTCTTAAATTTGCTCAGCACGGGGAAAAGATGATTCAGACTGCTATACGTGCATTGactctcaatatatataatg TTAGTGATGATATGGTTTATCAGTTCATAACAACTCCTCCAGTTTCAAGTTACTTCTCAGATTTGATTCATAACTTGAAAGAGCAATGTACCCATCTAGACAACCTTGTCCATGCTTTAGA GGAGATGGGTGTTAATCAAAGAAGAAAGGAACTACTTTTAAAAACTGATAGAATTGTTGATGATCTGTACTACTTAAAGGATATTCTTTGTGTTGGTGAATCTCGTCTGAGTAAAGTGGTCACGCAGAATGTTCTCAACTTGCTTCTCATTCCCATATTGCATCCTTTGCTTCATTCAAGGCAGAGTGAT ggTTCAAATCTATCTCCAATCACTTCTCTGTATATAGTTTCTTGTCTTATTCAAGTCATTGGTGGAAAAAGTATTGTTAACTATGTGGCTGGAGTTCTTCTATACCCTTATATGTCCTTAAGTGTGAGAGAAGCTCGGGAAGCGTGTTTGAGCAGTGCTTTTTTCAGTAATTTTAATGATATGGAAAAATCATCATGTTCTACCGAGTCTGAAGGTGCTGAAAGTGTCAATGGGAGCCCTCTTCACAGGCATTTGCCAGA AGGCAGAATACTGGATTTTATTTTGTCTGACAATCACAGCCTCTCACTTGCGTCTCTGTTTTTATTACTTACTTTAGCAGAAagtaaag ATCTTGAGGATTTACTGGCTTCAATGGTTAGCCTAAGTGCAATGCAGCATGGTATG GTAATGGAGGAAAGTATACTTGTGAAGTTTATGCCTCAG ATTTTAAATGCATTATTGAATGTTTTAGCAAGCGAACCACCAACCACTGTGCAAATAAAGTGGCATACTGGATGGTTCTTGCGAAAGCTACTGGTTTTTCAAGGAATCAGGCTTGATGAACACAATTTCCATCTATTTAAT ACCTCATATGAGCGGTCCTGCATATGTGTCGAGAAAGAACTTGATGGATGCTGGTTTGATCATATCATGGATGTGTTGAGAAATGAATGGGCAAGCTGTAAAACAG CTCTTGAGGAATCATCACAATCTAAAGACCCACTTTTCCTTCTAGAGTTCACAATCTGCCAGATCGCTGATG GTGATGCAACCTCTTCCCATGTAGCTTGGCAAAGAATGGTGGATGTAGTGAAG GTCTTCATTCTGCATCTTCAGTTGAAGGCTTTTATTTCCAAAGGAGAGTTTCTCGAGAAGTCCTCACTGGACTCCATAGTGGTCCTTCCCTTCGATTCTGCGAAGAACCTAGCTTCAG GCTCAGGAATCCCTTGCAGGATTGCCTTCTCAAATGCAGGAATCAGAGATATTTACCTGATACCTGTGGCAAGGGGAATATCTGGGAAATTGCTTCTTGTGGAGAAACATCCCTTCCGCAGTCAAAGAGGGGTTGTAATTGCCATTGCTCCATTGGCAGGATTGAGT CCAAAGATAGACGAGGATCAGCCCACATGGCTGCATCTCAGGATAAGAGAGTTTGAACCCAGAATAAATGGGGGTAAAAATAGAAGCTACAACACAAAGGAATTCATTCAAGTTGCAGATGGGCGATGGACAATCGGTTTCCCAAATGCAAAAGCTTGTGGCACTGCTCGATTGGCAATACTTGAGGAGACTAGTAAGCAGAGATCCTCTGTTAGGAACGCACTTGGTCCTCTTTTTCAGAATGATTATGGTGGAGGGTCTTCAAATCGTCAAGATGGGCGAGCTCTAGTGTGA